Part of the Methylomonas sp. AM2-LC genome, CTGTTTATTTTCAAATGGATAGAAATGCTAATTACGCACTTATCTGTTTATTTGGTTTCTCTGTCATGTTTCCAGAATTACTTGTGGCGCAAGACAGTATGCCTGCCATTAGTAATGATCCTACTAAAACCCAACAAGCTATACCCGATTTACTGCCTTTGCCTGAAAAGAAAGGTAAAGGGTTTGAATTGCCCGCCTTGCCCAAGCATGTCGATCAGGAAAAAGGCGCTAAAACCATTCAGCTTAAACAGGTAGTGTTTACTGGGAATACGGTGTTCACTAATGAGGAGTTACAGGATTTACTAGTTTCCTACTTAAATAGACCCTTATCTGCCGTCGATTTAGAAAGTATGCGCAGCAAAGCGACGCAATACTATATTGATCATGGTTATATTAATTCGGGCGCATTGTTAACTACCCAGTCAGTTGCAGAAGGAGTGCTGAGCCTAACTGTGGTTGAAGGTAAATTGACAGAAGTTCGACAATCGGGGCAGGAGCGTTTACGGGAAGGCTATATTCGTGACCGTCTGCTGGAAGGGAGTGGTGATCCTTTAAATGTTCAGAATCTACAAAACAGCTATCGACAATTATTGTCCGATCCTTTGATTCAGCAATTAAATGGTAGTTTATTGCCAGGTGTACACCCCGGTGAAGCAGTTTTGGATGTTAAAGTTACGCGTAACAGACCTTATCAGGCCTATGCAGGTGCAGATGATTATTCAACCCCCGCAGTGGGTTCTTATGCTGGACGCATGGGTGGCTGGGTGGATAATTTGATGACGCTGGGTGAGCGTATTGATGGTCAATTTATCGTTAATGGTACTGCGCTGGGTTATAACATGGGCATTACTATGCCGATAACTGCCCAGGATACACGCGTAAGCTTTCGTTATAGCGATACACATAGTAGTTTAACAGAACGTGCGAGTAATCCTTTGAATCTACAGAGCCAGATTACGGGGTTTGATGGTGGAATT contains:
- a CDS encoding POTRA domain-containing protein encodes the protein MKHKSGDCKVGRTVYFQMDRNANYALICLFGFSVMFPELLVAQDSMPAISNDPTKTQQAIPDLLPLPEKKGKGFELPALPKHVDQEKGAKTIQLKQVVFTGNTVFTNEELQDLLVSYLNRPLSAVDLESMRSKATQYYIDHGYINSGALLTTQSVAEGVLSLTVVEGKLTEVRQSGQERLREGYIRDRLLEGSGDPLNVQNLQNSYRQLLSDPLIQQLNGSLLPGVHPGEAVLDVKVTRNRPYQAYAGADDYSTPAVGSYAGRMGGWVDNLMTLGERIDGQFIVNGTALGYNMGITMPITAQDTRVSFRYSDTHSSLTERASNPLNLQSQITGFDGGILHPIYRTLNDNLKLGLNFAVRQSQTLLAGRCDSGALFTGVDGDHSCNTQVTVLRVSQRYTHRVESTGFAFYSTFNVGINALGATTYQPLGGQGGEFFSWLAQSMFNQRILDNGTQLVLRGAVQIANSPLLPLERFSVGGVNTARGYQENSYIRDNGFNTTAEIKYPLYGGTSSDKNNLFLVPFIDYAGGWNVAYAGNSPPVDYLFSSGLGFNWQYKQVSTDFYWGHAFNSVVPKPSTKSIQDEGIHFRVNVNAF